The following are encoded in a window of Corythoichthys intestinalis isolate RoL2023-P3 chromosome 8, ASM3026506v1, whole genome shotgun sequence genomic DNA:
- the ppp1r27b gene encoding protein phosphatase 1 regulatory subunit 27b, with product MKYYQFPASHTVSLRAYGQDKCKSAVSQKPIRSVHFPNEIVFQDFVRHGELERIGRFIRARRVTLDAIYPSGMAAIHEAVLSGNLECVELLVHYGADIHQRDDEGWTPLHMACSDGFPHIARYLLSLGADPNLENDCGEKPCDLIDPENKELLDLFGIVDND from the exons ATGAAGTACTACCAGTTCCCCGCTTCTCACACTGTTTCCCTTCGCGCTTATGGCCAGGACAAGTGCAAGAGTGCGGTTTCTCAAAAGCCCATCCGCAGCGTGCATTTCCCCAATGAAATAGTTTTCCAGGACTTTGTGCGGCATGGTGAGCTGGAGAGGATTGGACGCTTCATCCGAGCAAGAAGGGTTACTCTAGATGCCATCTACCCCTCTG GTATGGCTGCCATCCACGAGGCTGTTCTGTCTGGTAATCTAGAGTGCGTGGAGCTGTTGGTCCACTACGGCGCAGACATCCACCAGAGAGACGACGAAGGCTGGACGCCGCTGCACATGGCCTGCAGCGACGGCTTTCCTCACATAGCACG TTATCTTCTCTCGTTGGGCGCTGATCCTAATCTGGAAAATGATTGCGGGGAGAAGCCGTGTGATCTAATCGACCCAGAGAACAAGGAACTACTGGACCTGTTTGGTATTGTTGATAACGACTGA
- the anapc11 gene encoding anaphase-promoting complex subunit 11 gives MKVKIKKWNAVASWLWVANDESCGICRQAFNGCCPDCKVPGDDCPLVWGQCSHCFHMHCILKWLNSQQVQQQCPMCRQEWKFKE, from the exons ATGAAAGTAAAGATTAAGAAATGGAACGCCGTGGCGTCGTGGTTGTGGGTGGCCAATGATGAGAGCTGTGGGATCTGTAGACAGGCTTTCAATGGTTGCTGCCCAGACT GTAAAGTGCCAGGAGATGATTGTCCACTGGTCTGGGGTCAGTGCTCCCATTGTTTCCACATGCACTGCATTTTAAAATGGCTCAACTCACAGCAAGTCCAGCAGCAGTGTCCCATGTGTCGACAGGAGTGGAAGTTTAAAGAATGA